CCTGGGCGACGGCACCGAGGTCGCGATTCTCGCCTGGCGGCCCGGCTGGGCCGGCACCACGCAGTACCACGTCCGCGCGACGGACTCCGGTCTCGAGGGCTGGCTCCCGGTCGGCAACCTCCGCAGTACGGAGGCCGCCAGCTCGTCGGCACCCACCGCGCCGCCTCCGCCGGCCGTCCGTCCCGCCACGCTTCGAGTCGGGGAGTCGAGACGTCGGTTCGGCCAGCGGATAGGTTGAGTAGCAAGATCCCTGGCGCACATCGTCGATGCCTCGGACCGTGACTTCGAGCGGCAGGTCGAAGTCACCGCCGAGATGGGTGCCGGCGAGGTGCCGCGCGAGGCACAATAGCCGACAGCGGTCGTCGATGTGCTATGTGATCCAGACGACCGCACCAGGAACAGGAGGCGTTGATGGCCAGGAAGAGGACAAAGGGCAAAGCGACGAAGAACGTCGCTCGGAAGAAGGTCACCAAGACTGTCAGTGCCAACCGCAGGACAGGGAAGGCCGCGATGCCGGGCCGGCCGGCTTCGGAGACCTCCCCTCCGAAGCCCGCGGTTCCGGGACCCGCCGAGTCGCCGGGAAGCATCGACCTCCTCCGCGGTTGGTCGCCGTCTCGTTACTCGACGCGCTGATGCCAAATCGCATCGCACGAGCGCGGCCGCCGCGCGTGACGCCGGGCATCATCGGCGGACGCGCGGCACGCGGTTGCAAAGCCGGCGGGAGGTTCCTATAGGCACGGGATGCTCACGTGGCGGTCCGTGTCGCTCGTCGGCCCGACGGGCAGGCTGCGCGCCCCGGGCCAGGTGGCCGCCGAGTGCGACGAGGAGGACGGTGGCCTCCTGCTCACCGGCCATCGCTTCGGCCAGGTGGTGCCGTACGCGCGGCTCCTCTGCCACCATCTCGCGGCGCGCCCGCGTCCGTGGGCGGCGGAGAGCGAGATCCCCATCGCCCGCGAGCCCGGCCTCCTGCGGCTCGCGCGTCAGAGCGGCTGCCGCGCGCTAGTGCTCGGCCCCGAGCCCGACCCGCTCGTGCGCGAGGCGGACGAGCCGCGCGCGCTCCGCGCCGCCGCTGCCGAGCTCCGGCGCATCCGCCGCGCGGGGCTGCTCACGGTGGTGCACCTGACGCTCGGACGCGAGGGGGACGACGCCGGTGTCTTTGCGCGCGCGGTGTGGCTCTCGACCGCCGGGCGTGTCGCCTTCCCGCGGCTTGCGGCGCACGAGGGGGCGGGACCCATGAGCCCCGACGAGCTCGCGCGCGGCCTCGCCTGGGCCGTGCGGACCCTCCACGGCCATCGCGCGATCTGGCGGCGCACGGGCGTCGCCAGCGCCGGCCGCCGGGCGGCGCTGGTCGCCAACTACCGCCTGCGGCGCGCCATCGGGCGCGAGCCGACAGGCGAGCCGACGCCGGCCATGCGCCTCGCGCGGGCGCTCGCCCGGCCGATCCGCATCCGCGAGCGGGTGCCCTTCGTGTCGACCCTGGTCGGAGCGGTGCAGGCGGGCGGCGTGCAGGTGCGGAGCGCCTGGCTGCGCGCGCGGGCGCGGCGCGACGACCCGCTCGCCGCGTTCGTGATCCGCCTCGAGGGCGCCATCGACGCGCGCGCGGCGCGCAAGCTTGTCGCCCGCGTGCGCCGGATACTCGGCCGCACGCCCGAGCGCATCGTGATCGACCTGGGCGGCCTCGAGCTGGTGTCGCTGACCGTGCTCACGCACTTCCTCGAGGAGCACGCGAGCCGGCTCGCCTCGCTGCGCGGCCGGCTCGCGTTCCGCAACCTCCGGCCGGCTTTGGCCGCTCTGCGCCGCAACCTCCACGGCATGCTCCCCAACGCCGTGCTGCTCGAGCAGGCGCTGGAAGAGACGACCTGACCCCTGCGGCGGCGTCGACTCGCGCGGAGGTCCTTCCCCTCGCCGCGTGAGGACGCCACGCAACGCGAGGGTATTTCCCGGCCCTGCCCCGGGGCCGGCAGCGTTCGGGACGAGCTGGTGGGCTGAAAAAAAGAGCGGCCGGATTGTAGCTTCTACACGTCGTGGAGTGGGGCACGCTGCTCATTCCCCGTCCATCCAGCCTCGCGGCGCGGTCCGCCGCTGGCACTCGCATTGCAGTATACCAAGCGGCGCGCGCGGCGGCCCTGCCGAGCGGCATCGTTCTCCGATGTCTGACAAGATTGCGGACCCCCTCCACGCTCGTCATCGCCGCCGCGTTCGCCGCACCTCCCGTCCTCGCCGCCCACGCGACATCGCTACCGAAGAACTCTCCCCCTCACGCTCTCGCGGCTTCGGCGGCGAGCCAGCGCGGCTCGACGAAGCGGCCATCGACTTCCTGCACAGCCGCGAGGAGCCGGACGGCGTCATCCACGCCCGCCCGCTGCCGTCCGGTTCCTCCTTGCGCATCACCGACGGGTCGTGGCGCGCCATCGTCGAGCGCCGGGTCTCCGCCCGCGGGCGGGTGCTCGTCCTGCTCGACATCCCGCAGCGCCAGACGCGGGTGCAGATGCCGGAGACCTGGGTCCGGGACGTCCCCCCTGCCTCGACGGCCCCGCCCTGACGGTCCCCACCCCTGTCCACGTCGGCATTCCTCATGCGTGTGGAGCTCATGGCCGTGCGAGAGACCCGGGCGGCTGCCGGGGCCCGCACGTGAGCGGCCGCCGCGACGCGCGCCGCTCCGGGCCGGGCGCGGCCGGGCCGCCGCCGGAGAGCCAGGGCGCCGGTGCGTCCGCCCCCCCCGAGGTAACCATCCACCTGACGCAGCCGGGCGCAGGCACCGGCCCGGTTGCTCCGGGCCGGGCCGCTGCGGACGCACCGAGCATCCACCCGACCGCGATCATCGAGCCGGGGGTCACGATCGGCGCCCGCTCGGCGATCCGGGAGGGTGTGCACGTGTGCGGGCCGTCCGTCATCGGCCGCGACTGCGTCCTCGGCGAGCAGACCTACGTTGCCCACGACGTGACGATCGGCGACGGCGTGAAGACCAACGGGCGCGTCTACGTCTGCACCGCGGTCATGATCGAGGACCTCGTGATGATCTCCGTCGGTGTGATCTTCAGCAACGAGCGCTACCCGCGCGCCTTCGACGAGCACAGGCGGCTCGCCCCGTCGGGCCCGCCGGCGCCCACGCCCAGGATCGTGGTGCGTACCGGAGCGACGATCGGCGCGGGCGCGCTGATCGGCCCCGGGATCGAGATCGGCGCCTACGCCATGGTCGGCATGGGGGCGGTGGCGACGCGCGACGTGCTGCCGCACGCGCTGGTCGTCGGGTCACCGGCCCGGGTGGCGGGCTGGGTGTGCGTGTGCGGGACGCCGCTCGGGGGCGTGGCGGTCGCCCCCCCCGCGCAGTGTTCGCGCTGCGGCCGCCGCTACACGGTCACCTACGGGTCGCGCGGGCGCGTCCTCTCCCCGCTCTGACGTGAGGTCGACGCCGCGGGCTGGCTCCTCCGACCATGGCCGCCGCCGTGTCACTCCCTCGCGAGCAGCGTGCGGGCTCGGCGCATGAGCATGCGCTCGTTCTCGAACGTGGCCGCGCGCTCCGCTTCGTCGAGCGAGAACCAGCGCACGGCGTCCATCTCCCGGTCGCGGTCGCCGAAGCGCCCGCCACGGCGTCGCATGAGAAAGAAGCGCACGCGCTTCCAGACGCGCACCACGCGCCCCCCGGCGTCGCGCCGCGCGAACCAATAGGTGATGTCGCCCAGCCGCGCCTCGGCCTCGGCCTCGAGCCCGGTCTCCTCGCGCACCTCCCGCACCGCCGCCTCCTCCGACGACTCGCCCGGCTCGATGTGCCCCTTGGGGATGGTCCACACGAGGGCCCCGCTCTCCGGGTGGCGCCGCGCGGCGAGAACCACCGCCAGCGCGCCCGCGCGGCGCTGGTAGACGAGACCGCCGGCCGAGAACTCGCGCTCGAGCGGCGGCCGCGCCGCCTTCAGACGTCGCGGGCGGTCGACTCGGCGAGCCATGCGAGGTAGGTGCCCGACCCGGCCGACACCCCGAGCGCGAGCACCTCCGGCACCTGGTAGGCGTGCAGCGCGCGCACCCGGGCGTCGAGCGCGGGCACGTCCGCCGCGCGCGCCTTCACGAGGAGCAGGTGCTCGGCGGCCTCCTCGACGGCGCCCCCCCACCGGTACACGGAGCGGATCGGGCCGATCAGGTTGGCGCACGCGGCGAGCCGTTCCTCGACCAGCGCGCGCCCGATGCGCGCCGCCTCCTCGGCCTCGGCGGCGGTTACCAAT
This genomic interval from Deltaproteobacteria bacterium contains the following:
- a CDS encoding divalent-cation tolerance protein CutA, which translates into the protein MKPEDFVVVLVTAAEAEEAARIGRALVEERLAACANLIGPIRSVYRWGGAVEEAAEHLLLVKARAADVPALDARVRALHAYQVPEVLALGVSAGSGTYLAWLAESTARDV
- a CDS encoding NUDIX domain-containing protein, whose product is MARRVDRPRRLKAARPPLEREFSAGGLVYQRRAGALAVVLAARRHPESGALVWTIPKGHIEPGESSEEAAVREVREETGLEAEAEARLGDITYWFARRDAGGRVVRVWKRVRFFLMRRRGGRFGDRDREMDAVRWFSLDEAERAATFENERMLMRRARTLLARE